From a region of the Candidatus Methylacidiphilales bacterium genome:
- a CDS encoding carbonic anhydrase: protein MQKIDSSNAIPNSLKDTPVGRLLEYHNLGRPFDRYDNAQLLIGMCMDNRKHLIMPDNFAYIIRSGGANLRYSAFKVSYAISVGGVRSIAIMGHSNCGMVNLISKKDQFINGLIKGAGWDKIEAEDHFMNLALMHEIHNEQEFVLSECERIKRMYPLIMVTPLFYKVEDNKIYLLS from the coding sequence ATGCAAAAGATTGATTCAAGTAATGCAATTCCCAATTCATTAAAAGATACTCCTGTGGGTAGGTTATTGGAATACCATAATCTTGGTAGGCCATTTGACCGATATGATAATGCTCAATTATTGATAGGTATGTGTATGGATAATAGAAAGCATTTAATCATGCCTGATAATTTTGCTTATATTATTCGTTCTGGTGGTGCTAATTTGCGTTATAGTGCATTTAAGGTATCCTATGCGATTAGCGTAGGAGGGGTGCGCTCAATAGCTATTATGGGGCATTCTAACTGTGGGATGGTTAATTTAATCTCTAAAAAAGACCAGTTTATAAACGGACTTATTAAGGGTGCGGGTTGGGATAAGATTGAGGCAGAAGATCATTTTATGAATCTTGCCTTGATGCATGAAATTCACAACGAGCAGGAGTTTGTTTTAAGTGAATGTGAGAGAATTAAACGAATGTACCCGCTTATTATGGTCACACCACTGTTTTATAAAGTAGAAGACA